From a region of the Gemmatimonadaceae bacterium genome:
- the coaE gene encoding dephospho-CoA kinase, whose product MLSLALTGNIASGKSTVARLLAAHGATIIDADVLARDAVAPGTAGLAAVVQRFGRGVLDADGALDRAALRAIVFADPAARAAVNAIVHPEVARLRERALAAARTRGDRIVISDIPLLFEVGLERAFDGVILVDAPEAEREARLVRDRGLTPADAQAMIAAQWPASRKRPGARWILENDGTPEALTAQVEALWRTLQALAPLPESGSVADTSA is encoded by the coding sequence ATGCTCAGCCTCGCCCTGACCGGCAACATTGCCTCCGGCAAGTCCACGGTGGCCCGTCTGCTGGCGGCGCATGGCGCCACGATCATCGATGCCGATGTCCTGGCCCGCGACGCCGTGGCGCCGGGCACGGCGGGGCTGGCCGCCGTGGTGCAGCGCTTCGGCCGCGGCGTGCTCGACGCCGATGGGGCCCTGGACCGCGCCGCGCTGCGGGCCATTGTCTTTGCGGATCCGGCGGCGCGTGCCGCCGTCAATGCCATCGTCCACCCCGAAGTCGCCCGCCTGCGCGAGCGGGCGCTCGCCGCCGCCCGGACACGCGGCGACCGGATCGTGATCTCCGACATCCCGCTGCTGTTCGAGGTCGGGCTCGAGCGCGCCTTCGACGGCGTCATTCTGGTGGATGCGCCCGAGGCGGAGCGCGAAGCCCGGCTGGTGCGCGACCGTGGCCTGACCCCGGCCGATGCGCAGGCGATGATCGCCGCCCAATGGCCGGCCAGCCGGAAGCGGCCGGGGGCGCGCTGGATCCTTGAAAACGACGGGACGCCGGAGGCACTCACGGCTCAGGTCGAGGCGCTCTGGCGCACGCTTCAGGCGCTCGCCCCGCTTCCGGAATCGGGCTCCGTGGCGGATACTTCGGCCTGA
- a CDS encoding helix-turn-helix domain-containing protein produces the protein MGVIATLLAHESRLARLRSAARDRYRFVPCEDWTSLTRACERGPINVVVFDLYVDGRADFERVRQLRVRVPRAALVAYVDVSRERAKDMFDAGRCGIDVLVVADETDTPQILAALLDQAEARSVSSLLKPHLAGLRSVVRDAVMLSVTRAHERLTPDSLARLIAVSRRLLSKRLEGAQLPPPHQLLTWGRLIVAASMLEDGSRSADGVASALDFPSGSAFRNTCQRYLGCTPHQIRLRGGAQWVIQELLVNREKRRQVADHEDDVHDSQAA, from the coding sequence ATGGGCGTAATCGCGACGCTGCTCGCGCACGAATCACGGCTGGCCCGACTTCGCTCGGCCGCCCGTGACCGCTATCGCTTCGTGCCGTGCGAAGACTGGACCTCGTTGACCCGCGCCTGTGAGCGCGGGCCGATCAACGTGGTCGTCTTCGACCTCTATGTCGACGGTCGCGCTGATTTCGAGCGTGTCCGCCAACTCCGCGTGCGGGTTCCCCGCGCAGCGCTTGTGGCCTATGTCGATGTCTCGCGCGAACGCGCGAAGGACATGTTCGACGCCGGCCGCTGCGGCATCGACGTGCTCGTCGTCGCCGATGAAACCGACACGCCGCAGATCCTGGCGGCGCTGCTCGATCAGGCCGAGGCGCGCAGCGTCTCGAGCTTGCTCAAGCCGCACCTCGCGGGCCTGCGCAGTGTGGTGCGCGACGCCGTCATGCTGTCGGTGACGCGTGCGCATGAGCGCCTGACGCCAGACAGTCTGGCCCGTCTGATCGCCGTGTCGCGTCGCCTGCTGTCGAAGCGACTCGAAGGCGCGCAGCTGCCGCCGCCGCATCAGCTGCTGACGTGGGGGCGCCTCATCGTGGCCGCCAGCATGCTCGAAGACGGCTCCCGCAGCGCCGACGGCGTGGCCAGCGCCCTCGACTTCCCGTCGGGCTCGGCCTTCCGCAACACCTGCCAGCGCTACCTGGGATGCACACCGCACCAGATCCGCCTCCGCGGCGGTGCGCAGTGGGTGATTCAGGAGCTGCTCGTGAATCGCGAGAAGCGCCGGCAAGTCGCCGATCACGAAGACGACGTGCACGACTCGCAGGCCGCCTGA
- a CDS encoding PAS domain S-box protein, with protein sequence MDSRLADLLTAHDALGEPLLVVDEGGQILGINQSAERLFAGGVLPPRLLDPPTDPAATASESTELRVGDGADARVYACSFVRSPFGREWLWRASDVTVWASRAQQATSEVLATSESRLRGVLDAGFDAFVLARAVRAEDGRIADFRILHANQRAADMVEGTREALIGASLFERFPRSLDWGLWDQCCRVVISQQPLEATQLAPTADQPARWLQRQLVPVDTDCVAISSRDVTAQHLERLSLEASEARHRQLFENNGAIQLLADVETAAIVDANPAAEAFYGWPRAILTTMFVTDLETISLEHWRELTASIPVGTGLRVQREHRIAIGETRQVEAFIGVARISQRRVLHLIIHDISDRVRAERQLRESEVRFRAVIAGMREGVVLHDETGAIRICNPSAERILGLTAAQLMGQKPVDRDWQAVREDGSEWPAAEHPAMVALRSGVSQPRQIMGVRRGDDIFAWLSVTADPLTRPGEQRPYASVAVFTDVTDERASEERLRQAQKLEAVAQLAGGIAHDFNNLLTVIRGATMFLRDGLGEDNPQIEDVAAIDRATTRAEELTRRLLAVGRRQLLRTEPVDLGALLKDQLPIIRQEFPLAIAVKLDLSPTPVIASVDRTRLLDALRALTDNARAAMPTGGTLTLRTAMTSVRHPHESREDARPRPFAVLTVADTGLGMREEIRARLFEPFFSTQPFGANRGMGLASVHGMVHQIRGFIECESAPNEGTTVRLHLPAAGTPPLGMPMVRTEPADTRTGGILLVDDDLMLRDLGRRMLEKLGEVVYVVGSGAEALEFLAQRAPDVSLMLTDLTMPGMSGLDLIDAVKVQYAGLPVAAISGYVVNPDARARLDARGVPFLPKPFAVPDLARLIANARG encoded by the coding sequence GTGGATTCTCGGCTCGCCGACCTGTTGACCGCGCATGACGCGCTGGGCGAGCCGTTGCTCGTCGTCGACGAGGGTGGCCAGATCCTCGGGATCAATCAGAGCGCCGAGCGCCTCTTCGCCGGCGGGGTCCTCCCACCGCGCCTGCTCGATCCGCCAACGGACCCCGCCGCCACCGCGTCCGAGTCAACCGAGCTGCGCGTGGGTGACGGCGCCGATGCCCGCGTCTACGCCTGCTCCTTCGTGCGCTCGCCCTTTGGCCGGGAGTGGCTCTGGCGTGCCAGCGATGTGACGGTTTGGGCCAGTCGTGCGCAACAGGCGACCTCCGAAGTCCTCGCCACCTCCGAATCCCGTCTGCGCGGCGTGCTCGACGCGGGCTTTGACGCGTTCGTGCTCGCCCGTGCCGTGCGCGCGGAGGATGGCCGGATCGCCGACTTCCGGATCCTGCACGCCAATCAGCGCGCGGCCGATATGGTCGAGGGGACGCGGGAAGCGCTGATTGGCGCCTCGCTCTTCGAGCGATTCCCGCGCAGTCTCGACTGGGGGCTGTGGGACCAGTGCTGTCGCGTGGTGATCTCGCAGCAGCCACTGGAAGCCACCCAGCTCGCCCCCACCGCGGATCAGCCGGCCCGCTGGCTCCAGCGCCAGCTGGTGCCGGTGGATACCGATTGTGTGGCCATCAGCTCGCGGGATGTCACGGCGCAGCACCTCGAGCGCCTGTCGCTGGAAGCGAGTGAAGCCCGGCATCGCCAGCTGTTCGAGAACAACGGCGCCATTCAGCTCCTGGCCGATGTTGAAACCGCCGCCATCGTCGACGCCAACCCGGCCGCCGAGGCGTTCTACGGATGGCCGCGCGCGATTCTGACCACGATGTTCGTCACCGATCTCGAGACGATCTCGTTGGAGCATTGGCGCGAGCTGACCGCGAGCATCCCGGTGGGCACCGGCCTCCGCGTACAACGGGAGCACCGCATCGCGATCGGCGAGACGCGTCAGGTCGAAGCATTCATTGGCGTCGCCCGGATTTCGCAGCGCCGCGTGCTGCATCTCATCATTCACGACATCTCCGACCGCGTGCGCGCCGAGCGGCAGTTGCGCGAGTCGGAAGTCCGGTTCCGCGCCGTGATTGCGGGCATGCGCGAAGGCGTGGTGCTGCACGATGAGACCGGCGCCATTCGCATCTGCAATCCCAGTGCCGAGCGTATTCTCGGTCTGACGGCCGCGCAGCTCATGGGACAGAAGCCGGTCGATCGCGACTGGCAGGCGGTGCGTGAAGATGGCTCCGAATGGCCGGCCGCCGAGCATCCGGCCATGGTGGCGCTCCGCAGCGGTGTGAGTCAGCCCCGGCAGATCATGGGCGTTCGGCGCGGCGATGACATCTTCGCGTGGCTCAGCGTCACGGCCGATCCGCTGACCCGACCGGGGGAGCAGCGTCCGTATGCGTCGGTGGCGGTGTTCACCGATGTCACCGATGAACGCGCGTCGGAAGAACGGTTGCGGCAGGCGCAGAAGCTGGAAGCGGTGGCGCAGTTGGCAGGCGGCATCGCGCACGACTTCAACAACCTGCTGACGGTCATTCGTGGCGCCACGATGTTCCTGCGCGACGGTCTGGGTGAGGACAATCCGCAGATCGAAGATGTTGCTGCGATCGATCGGGCCACCACGCGCGCCGAAGAGCTCACGCGTCGGCTGCTCGCGGTGGGGCGGCGCCAGCTGCTGCGCACCGAGCCGGTGGATCTGGGTGCGCTGCTCAAGGATCAGCTGCCGATCATCCGGCAGGAGTTCCCGCTCGCGATCGCCGTCAAGCTGGATTTGAGTCCGACGCCAGTCATCGCCTCCGTTGACCGCACGCGTCTGCTCGATGCCCTGCGCGCACTCACCGACAATGCGCGCGCGGCCATGCCCACCGGTGGCACGCTCACGCTGCGGACCGCGATGACCTCCGTGCGGCATCCGCACGAGTCGCGTGAGGATGCGCGCCCGCGTCCGTTTGCGGTGCTCACCGTTGCCGACACCGGCCTCGGGATGCGGGAAGAGATTCGGGCGCGGCTCTTCGAGCCCTTCTTCTCCACGCAGCCGTTCGGCGCGAATCGCGGGATGGGGCTCGCGTCGGTGCACGGCATGGTGCACCAGATCCGCGGTTTCATCGAGTGCGAGTCGGCCCCGAACGAAGGCACGACCGTACGCCTCCATCTGCCGGCCGCGGGGACGCCGCCGCTGGGCATGCCCATGGTGCGCACCGAACCGGCGGATACGCGTACGGGTGGCATTCTGCTCGTGGATGATGACCTGATGCTGCGCGATCTCGGGCGCCGCATGCTCGAGAAGCTGGGCGAGGTCGTCTACGTCGTGGGCTCCGGCGCCGAAGCGCTGGAATTCCTGGCGCAGCGCGCGCCCGACGTGTCCCTGATGCTCACCGACCTCACCATGCCGGGAATGTCCGGGCTCGATCTGATCGATGCGGTGAAGGTGCAGTACGCCGGGCTGCCGGTGGCCGCGATCAGCGGCTATGTGGTGAATCCGGACGCGCGCGCGCGACTGGATGCGCGCGGCGTGCCGTTTCTCCCCAAGCCCTTTGCCGTACCCGATCTCGCGCGCCTGATCGCCAACGCGCGCGGGTAA
- a CDS encoding thymidine kinase — MQGSFQASGGWIEVVAGVMFSGKTEELLRRVRRANIARKRVQVFKSHLDDRYAGLWAVSSHDKRTFDATPVDSSSQIMLRLDPMAQVIAIDEAQFLDAGVVQVATALAERGRRVICAGTDTDFRGEPFGAMPQLMAVAEVVDKLHAICVLCGSPASRNQRLIDGKPAPYDSPVIMVGAADSYEARCRACHIVPRRDEAQQQLL, encoded by the coding sequence GTGCAGGGCAGCTTCCAGGCGTCGGGCGGCTGGATCGAGGTGGTGGCGGGCGTGATGTTCAGCGGCAAGACGGAGGAGCTCCTCCGTCGCGTGCGCCGCGCGAACATCGCCCGCAAGCGGGTGCAGGTGTTCAAATCCCATCTCGATGACCGGTACGCCGGCCTGTGGGCCGTCTCCAGTCACGACAAGCGCACGTTCGATGCGACGCCGGTGGATTCGTCGTCGCAGATCATGCTACGCCTCGATCCGATGGCGCAGGTCATTGCCATCGACGAAGCGCAGTTCCTGGATGCCGGTGTGGTGCAGGTGGCCACGGCGCTCGCGGAACGCGGGCGCCGCGTCATCTGCGCCGGCACCGACACCGATTTCCGCGGCGAGCCCTTCGGCGCCATGCCGCAGCTCATGGCCGTGGCCGAGGTCGTCGACAAGCTGCACGCGATCTGCGTGCTCTGCGGCTCGCCGGCCAGCCGCAATCAGCGGCTCATCGACGGCAAACCCGCCCCCTACGATTCGCCGGTCATCATGGTGGGCGCGGCGGACTCATACGAGGCCCGCTGCCGGGCCTGTCATATCGTGCCGCGGCGCGACGAGGCCCAGCAGCAACTGCTGTAG
- a CDS encoding DEAD/DEAH box helicase produces the protein MSEQEREETSPGATRSQHVVLQGPADVRMMAAAMRPGIERSRAGGQDAAPTCLVITPTPDQALTAADQARRLLSDDAARVVPVSGVTRARRVLAAGPVAVVTGAPSDLLALRRDAALDLEQLQTVVIIGLDEILANGGADTLQTLLGDAPGDVGRVATLDSESPETEAFLEAQMHRARRIAPPLVGDAPLAVTPRFVITSAAGRAEALRAVLDETDPPSLAVVAHTDQGVQQATDALTRLGLTVDGLLVQVVRQPTAQHVAMTVLWEAPTSYEALAEALAVRPVDAVALLLPDELPAFRRMTHNLAEAWTPAPKKAHAEERVQQLRTAVRSTLLNGGATASEMALLAPLLDSYDALEIACAALRLYEGAKRDVAATKARAAAAGAKPTAPRDARGESAATPASGRLKVFLAAGKRDEVRVGDIVGAIANEAGIPGERIGQVELYESHTTVELAADDAAKVVEALSGATLRGRRLSARIDERGGERGGARGGDRGGDRGGRGFGGPRGGGDRPRFGGDRSDRGDRGDRGERPRFGGGDRSGSRGERPARSFDRGDDRGDRGGRGFGGPPRGGNRPVRADDERRAFGDRPIRERTENRAEWSERAERMKHAKRPPRRPFGQDNQE, from the coding sequence GTGAGCGAGCAGGAACGGGAAGAGACGTCGCCAGGGGCGACGCGGAGCCAGCACGTGGTGCTGCAGGGACCCGCCGATGTGCGGATGATGGCCGCTGCCATGCGGCCGGGGATTGAACGGAGCCGTGCGGGTGGCCAGGACGCCGCCCCGACCTGCCTGGTGATCACGCCCACGCCCGATCAGGCGCTGACCGCGGCCGATCAGGCCCGTCGCCTCCTCAGTGATGATGCCGCCCGCGTCGTGCCCGTCTCGGGCGTGACCCGCGCCCGCCGCGTTCTCGCCGCCGGTCCGGTGGCCGTGGTGACCGGCGCGCCGAGCGACCTGCTCGCGCTCCGCCGTGATGCGGCCCTCGACCTCGAGCAGTTGCAGACGGTGGTCATCATCGGCCTCGACGAGATCCTTGCCAACGGCGGCGCCGACACGCTGCAGACGCTCCTCGGGGATGCCCCGGGTGACGTCGGCCGTGTCGCCACGCTCGACAGCGAGTCGCCGGAGACCGAGGCGTTCCTCGAGGCGCAGATGCATCGCGCCCGCCGCATCGCCCCGCCCCTCGTGGGCGATGCGCCGCTCGCCGTCACGCCGCGCTTCGTGATCACGTCGGCCGCCGGCCGCGCGGAAGCGCTGCGCGCGGTGCTCGACGAGACCGACCCGCCGTCGCTCGCCGTGGTCGCCCATACCGATCAGGGGGTCCAGCAGGCCACGGATGCGCTGACGCGCCTCGGGCTTACGGTGGACGGTCTGCTCGTGCAGGTGGTGCGCCAGCCCACCGCGCAGCACGTCGCGATGACGGTGCTCTGGGAAGCGCCCACGTCGTATGAAGCCCTCGCCGAAGCGCTGGCCGTGCGTCCGGTCGATGCCGTCGCGCTGCTCCTCCCCGACGAGCTGCCCGCGTTCCGGCGCATGACGCACAATCTGGCCGAAGCGTGGACGCCGGCGCCGAAGAAGGCGCACGCCGAAGAGCGTGTGCAGCAGCTGCGCACCGCGGTGCGCTCCACGCTGCTCAACGGCGGCGCCACGGCGAGCGAAATGGCGCTGCTCGCGCCGCTGCTCGATTCGTACGATGCCCTGGAGATCGCCTGCGCCGCCCTGCGCCTCTACGAAGGCGCGAAGCGTGACGTGGCGGCGACCAAGGCGCGGGCCGCCGCGGCCGGTGCCAAGCCCACCGCTCCGCGCGATGCGCGTGGGGAGAGCGCGGCGACGCCAGCGTCGGGACGCCTCAAGGTGTTCCTGGCGGCCGGCAAGCGCGACGAGGTGCGCGTCGGTGATATCGTGGGCGCCATCGCCAACGAGGCGGGAATCCCGGGCGAGCGGATCGGCCAGGTGGAGCTGTACGAATCGCACACGACCGTGGAACTCGCGGCCGATGATGCCGCCAAGGTGGTTGAGGCACTCAGCGGTGCCACGCTGCGTGGCCGTCGCTTGAGCGCCCGCATCGATGAACGCGGCGGCGAGCGTGGTGGGGCGCGCGGTGGTGACCGTGGCGGTGATCGCGGCGGCCGAGGGTTCGGTGGGCCGCGTGGCGGTGGTGACCGCCCGCGCTTCGGTGGCGATCGGAGCGACCGCGGTGACCGCGGGGATCGCGGCGAGCGGCCGCGCTTTGGCGGTGGCGACCGGTCGGGCTCGCGCGGCGAGCGTCCGGCGCGCAGCTTCGATCGGGGCGACGATCGCGGGGATCGCGGTGGGCGGGGCTTTGGTGGCCCGCCGCGCGGCGGGAACCGTCCGGTGCGCGCCGACGATGAACGTCGCGCGTTCGGCGATCGTCCCATTCGCGAACGCACCGAGAATCGCGCTGAGTGGTCGGAGCGCGCCGAGCGCATGAAGCATGCGAAGCGGCCGCCGCGTCGTCCGTTTGGCCAGGACAACCAGGAGTAA
- a CDS encoding pyridoxal phosphate-dependent aminotransferase, producing the protein MSLLFQPSANIARLKESATLAVAAKARALRAAGQPVIDLGAGEPDFDTPQFIRDAAVDAMNAGHTHYTSTEGIPPLREAIAADANRLQAQGAPVTAAEVVVSNGSKQSLYNACVCCFGPGDEVLIPTPAWMSYYEMVDLARATAVPVYGDPANSLKVTADMLAAAATPRTKGVMLCSPSNPTGAVYTADELRAILALAAERGWWMIADEIYRRIAYEGGAHSSLELAPTRENLIVVNGVAKAYAMTGWRIGWTIAPVAVSKAMTAFQGHTTSNASSISQYATLAAMSRVEEADAAVNAMVASFRQRRDAVVRALAAFPGVRYVHPAGAFYVYMNVEGFRGAADPGAAFAAAVLDEYQVACVPGSAFLTPGWVRASYATTESVAVDGVTRMARCLTA; encoded by the coding sequence ATGTCGCTGCTGTTCCAGCCGTCGGCCAACATCGCCCGCCTGAAGGAGTCAGCCACCCTGGCCGTGGCGGCCAAGGCCCGCGCGCTTCGCGCCGCCGGCCAGCCGGTCATTGACCTCGGGGCGGGGGAGCCGGACTTCGATACCCCGCAGTTCATCCGGGATGCGGCCGTGGACGCCATGAACGCCGGCCACACGCACTACACGTCCACGGAAGGGATCCCGCCCCTTCGCGAGGCGATCGCCGCCGACGCGAACCGGCTGCAGGCCCAGGGCGCCCCGGTGACCGCCGCCGAGGTGGTGGTCTCGAATGGCTCCAAGCAGTCGCTCTACAACGCCTGCGTGTGCTGCTTTGGCCCCGGTGATGAGGTGCTGATCCCGACGCCGGCGTGGATGAGCTACTACGAGATGGTCGATCTGGCGCGCGCGACGGCGGTCCCCGTGTACGGCGATCCGGCGAACTCGCTCAAGGTCACCGCCGACATGCTTGCCGCAGCCGCCACGCCGCGCACGAAGGGCGTGATGCTCTGCTCACCGAGCAACCCCACCGGCGCGGTGTACACCGCTGACGAGCTGCGCGCGATTCTCGCGCTCGCCGCCGAGCGGGGATGGTGGATGATCGCCGACGAGATCTACCGCCGTATCGCGTATGAGGGTGGGGCACATTCGTCGCTCGAGCTGGCGCCGACGCGCGAGAATCTCATCGTGGTGAACGGCGTCGCGAAGGCGTACGCCATGACCGGGTGGCGGATCGGTTGGACGATCGCGCCGGTCGCGGTGAGCAAGGCGATGACGGCGTTCCAGGGGCACACCACATCGAACGCGAGTTCGATTTCGCAGTACGCCACGCTGGCGGCCATGTCACGGGTAGAGGAAGCCGACGCGGCGGTGAACGCCATGGTCGCGAGCTTCCGTCAGCGTCGCGACGCGGTGGTGCGCGCCCTCGCGGCGTTCCCCGGCGTGCGCTACGTGCACCCGGCGGGGGCCTTCTACGTGTACATGAACGTCGAGGGCTTTCGCGGCGCCGCCGATCCCGGGGCCGCGTTCGCCGCGGCGGTGCTCGACGAGTATCAGGTCGCGTGCGTGCCGGGCAGTGCGTTTCTCACGCCTGGCTGGGTACGCGCCAGTTATGCCACGACCGAGTCGGTTGCCGTCGACGGGGTGACGCGCATGGCTCGCTGTCTCACTGCCTGA
- a CDS encoding Lrp/AsnC ligand binding domain-containing protein — MITTIVLIQADPKHITACATALAGIGGVSEVYSVSGAWDLVAIVRVPDLEQIATVVTQEFAKVPGIIRTQTLTAFRAYSKRDLEQAWDIGVE, encoded by the coding sequence ATGATCACCACCATCGTTCTCATTCAGGCGGATCCCAAGCACATCACCGCCTGCGCCACCGCGCTGGCCGGTATCGGCGGCGTGAGTGAGGTCTACTCGGTCTCAGGCGCCTGGGATCTCGTGGCCATTGTCCGCGTCCCCGATCTCGAGCAGATCGCCACGGTCGTGACGCAGGAATTTGCCAAGGTCCCCGGGATCATCCGCACGCAGACGCTCACCGCGTTCCGCGCCTACAGCAAGCGGGATCTCGAGCAGGCATGGGACATAGGAGTAGAGTAG
- a CDS encoding DNA repair exonuclease, which produces MRLVHLADLHLGFRQYQRLTPTGINQREADVAATVQRAAQQIVALAPELIVIGGDIFHSVRPSNPAILHAYRVFNLLREALPDTPIVMVAGNHDAPRTAETGCILRLFREIGVYVADAKAELFTFADRSLAVLAVPDVPGIDRPPLLPPEGYEHTVLLLHGEVAGVLPAHAAPADRAAIEIPPDELHADRWSYVALGHYHVYREVAPGAYYSGSLDYTSSNPWGELREEREHRVPGKGFIEHDLVSGAHHFHPVPPARPLLDLEPIDASGMSAADLDKAILARVDTAPGGIDDRVVRVTVRNVPRHIVRELDHAALRDYRKRAMHFHLDARRPDPIARRRSGDGGPGRRQTLHEVLAERLRERVLPAGVEREPLVTLGLQYLQQAEDAAMAAMPVLEG; this is translated from the coding sequence ATGCGCCTCGTGCACCTCGCCGACCTGCATCTCGGCTTCCGCCAATACCAGCGACTCACGCCCACCGGGATCAATCAGCGTGAGGCGGATGTGGCGGCAACCGTGCAGCGGGCGGCGCAACAGATCGTGGCGCTCGCCCCCGAGCTCATCGTCATCGGCGGGGACATCTTCCACTCGGTGCGGCCGTCGAATCCGGCCATCCTGCACGCGTACCGCGTGTTCAACCTGTTGCGCGAGGCCTTGCCGGATACGCCGATCGTCATGGTCGCCGGCAACCACGATGCCCCGCGGACCGCGGAAACCGGGTGCATCCTGCGCCTCTTCCGTGAGATTGGCGTGTATGTGGCCGATGCGAAGGCGGAGCTGTTCACCTTCGCCGATCGGTCTCTGGCCGTGCTCGCGGTCCCCGACGTGCCGGGCATCGATCGCCCGCCACTGCTCCCCCCGGAGGGGTACGAGCACACGGTGCTGCTGCTGCATGGTGAAGTCGCTGGTGTGTTGCCGGCCCATGCGGCGCCGGCGGATCGTGCGGCCATCGAGATTCCGCCCGACGAACTGCACGCCGACCGCTGGAGCTACGTCGCGCTCGGGCATTACCACGTGTATCGGGAAGTCGCGCCCGGCGCTTACTACAGCGGGTCACTCGACTACACGAGCAGCAATCCGTGGGGCGAACTGCGCGAGGAGCGGGAGCACCGGGTCCCCGGCAAGGGATTCATCGAACACGATCTGGTATCGGGGGCGCATCACTTTCACCCGGTGCCGCCCGCGCGTCCGCTGCTCGACCTTGAGCCGATCGATGCCAGCGGCATGAGTGCCGCCGATCTCGACAAGGCGATTCTGGCCCGCGTGGACACGGCACCGGGGGGCATCGACGATCGCGTCGTGCGCGTCACCGTCCGCAACGTGCCGCGGCACATCGTTCGCGAACTCGATCACGCCGCGCTGCGCGACTATCGCAAGCGCGCCATGCACTTCCATCTCGATGCCCGTCGCCCCGACCCCATTGCCCGTCGCCGCTCGGGGGACGGCGGGCCGGGGCGTCGCCAGACGTTGCACGAGGTGCTCGCGGAACGGCTGCGCGAGCGCGTGCTGCCCGCGGGCGTGGAACGGGAACCGCTCGTGACGCTCGGGCTGCAGTATCTGCAGCAGGCGGAAGACGCGGCCATGGCCGCGATGCCCGTGCTGGAGGGCTGA